The Saccharothrix violaceirubra genome segment CCGTCGTTCATCCAGGCGATCAACCCGGTCATGATCATCCTGTGCGCGCCGCTGTTCGCGCTGCTGTGGGTGAAGCTGGGCAAGCGGCAGCCCTCGACGCCGCGCAAGTTCGCGGTCTCGCTGCTGCTGATCGGCGTGGCCTACGTGCTGCTGATGCTCGCGAGTCGGGGCGACGCGCAGACCAAGGTCGGCTTCCTGTGGATCATCGCGATGTACCTGGTGATGACCTGCGGCGAGCTGCTGCTCTCGCCCGTCGGCCTGTCCGTGACGACGAAGCTCGCACCGCGCGCGTTCGCGTCGCAGACCATGGGCCTGTGGTTCCTGGCGTCGGCCGCCGGCCAGGGCATCGGCGCGATCGTGGTCCGGTTCTACGACCCGGCCGACCCGGTGCCGTACTTCGGCGTGCTCGGCGGCGTCGCGATCGCGCTGGGCCTGGTGCTCGTGGTGACCACGCCCGGCATCCACCGGTTGATGAAGGGCGTGGACTAGTTGTACTGCCCTGAGAGGTTGTGGACGGTTCGACACGTAGTCGGATGATGTTGGAATGAGGGAGGGCCTCCGGGTTCGGTGTGGATTGCGACGTCGACACCGAGCCCACGGAGGCCCTCGTGACCCACGCTAACGCACCCTTGACCGAGCTGGGACGGCTGCGCCTGGCCCGGTGTGTCGTGGACGAGGGGTGGCCGCTGCGGCGGGCGGCCGAGCGGTTCCAGGTCTCGCCGACCACCGCCGCCCGCTGGGCCTCTCGCTACCGCGAGCTGGGCGAGGCGGGCCTGGTCGACCGTTCCAGCCGCCCGCACCGCAGCCCGCGTCGCCTGCCCACCCGCCGCGAACGCCGGATCGTCAAGGTCCGCCTGGCGCGTCGGTGGGGCCCGGCCCGCATCGCCCACCTGCTCGGACTGAACCCCTCCACCGTGCACCGGGTGCTGCGCCGCTTCGGCCTGGCCCGCCTGGCCCACCTGGACCGGGCCACCGCCACGCCGGTGCGCCGCTACGAACACGCCGCACCGGGCGACCTGGTCCACGTCGACATCAAGAAGCTCGGCAACATCCCCGACGGCGGCGGCCACAAGGTGCACGGACGGCGGGCCGGCGGGCGCAACAGCTCCGCCCACCGCGACCCGACCAGGCCCCGCAAGGTCCACGGCCGCCCGAACCTCGGCTACGCCTACCTGCACAACGCCGTGGACGACCACAGCAGGCTGGCCTACACCGAGATACTGCCCGACGAGACCAAGGACACCGCCGCCGCGTTCTGGACCCGGGCACAGGCGTTCTTCCGGGAAGCCGGCGTCACCGTCCGCCGGGTGCTGACCGACAACGGCTCCTGCTACCGCTCACGGCTCTGGCGCGACACCCTCGCCAACGCGGGCATCACCCATAAACGCACCCGCGCCTACCGGCCACAGACCAACGGCAAGGTCGAACGCTTCAACCGCACCCTGCTCGACGAATGGGCCTACG includes the following:
- a CDS encoding IS481 family transposase — translated: MTHANAPLTELGRLRLARCVVDEGWPLRRAAERFQVSPTTAARWASRYRELGEAGLVDRSSRPHRSPRRLPTRRERRIVKVRLARRWGPARIAHLLGLNPSTVHRVLRRFGLARLAHLDRATATPVRRYEHAAPGDLVHVDIKKLGNIPDGGGHKVHGRRAGGRNSSAHRDPTRPRKVHGRPNLGYAYLHNAVDDHSRLAYTEILPDETKDTAAAFWTRAQAFFREAGVTVRRVLTDNGSCYRSRLWRDTLANAGITHKRTRAYRPQTNGKVERFNRTLLDEWAYAQAYRSETERRETLPRWLHTYNHHRGHTALKGQPPASRVPNLTGQNN